The Flavobacterium sp. 20NA77.7 genome includes the window TCAACCACCTATTTCTGGCGAAGAAATTATGGAATTATTTAACTTAAAACCTTGTAGAGAAATTGGTATTTTAAAAGAAGCCGTGAAAGAAGCCATTTTAGAAGGCGAAATCCAGAATGAGTATGAAGCAGCAAAAGAGTTTGTATTGAATAAGGCTTTAGGAATGGGATTAGAAAAAGTAGCAGAGTAGCATAGTTTAAAGTAGTACAGTAGCAAAGTAACAGAGTAGTAGAGTTTAGAGTGGCAAAGTAGTAAAGTGGCTGAGTGGCAAAGTAAAACTCTGAAACTAAAAAAAAAACTCTGAAACCAAAAACTAAAAAAATGAAAACATTTAGAGATTTACTTATTTGGCAGAAAGCGATGACTTTAGTTACTAATTGTTATTCTATATCGGCAGATTTTCCTAATGAGGAACAATTTGGACTTACTTCTCAAATAAGAAGATGTTCCATCTCAATTCCAAGTAATATATCAGAAGGTTTTGGAAGAGGAACAAATAGAGATTATTATAGATTTTTAACTTTTTCTCTAGGCTCACTTTTCGAATTTCAAACACAAGTTGAAATCGCATATAACTTAAACTATATTTCTTTAGAAAATTTTAATAAACTTTATGAAGATAGCCGAGAACTTGAACGAATGTTAACTTCTTTTATGAGTAAAATAAAACAAACTCTATAACTCAGTAACTTTGTAACTTAGCAACTTTGTAACATAATAAATGAAATGAAAAAATATTTTCTTACATCAGCAAAAACAGCTTTAGTTTTAGTGTATATGGTTATTATTGCAGGAGCAGTTGTTAGAATGACAGGTTCGGGTATGGGCTGTCCAGATTGGCCAAAATGTTTTGGGTATTACATTCCGCCAACAGAACAAAAGGAACTTGAATTTACACCAAATAAAGCGTATGACAAAGGTCAAGTCATAATTAAAGATGAAAGATTACTTGTAGCAAAATCTGATTTTACGGCTACTTCTTCTTTTTTTGCAAGTAATTGGGAGGCTTATACTAAACACGATTATGCTATTTTTAATCCGTCGCATACGTGGGTTGAATACATCAATAGGCTAGTAGGAGCCTTAGCAGGATTAGCTTGTTTACTCACTTTTATGCTGTCTTTTTCATTCTGGAAAGAGAACAAGAAAATAATATTCTATTCTTTTTTTATTTGTTTCCTAATGGGTTTTCAGGCCTGGCTGGGTAAAACGGTTGTAGATTCTGTGTTGAGCCCTTATAAGATAACTACTCATATGTTAGTCGCTTTGATTATTGTCGCTTTTCAGTTGTGTCTAATTGCATCAGTTTCTACTACAAACACCATTTTACTTAAAGATTCTAAATTTAAATTGGTTTTGTATGTAGTTTTAGGTTTTACCTTGTTACAAGTTATACTAGGAACACAAGTAAGAGAGGCTATAGATCATCTTGTAGAATCTGGATTGCCAAAAATATTTTGGTTAGAAAGCCCAACACTATCTTTTTACTTTCACAGAAGTTTTTCTATTGTGATTTTATTAGCTAATTTGTATTTGTTTTTGCGAAACAGAAGATTACAATTAGGTGTTCAAAAACTAGACTGGGTACTACGTATTTTACTTTTAGAAATACTTTCTGGAGTTATTATGAGTTACTTACATTTTCCATTTGGAAGCCAAACCGCTCATTTGGTTTTAGCATCACTACTGTTTGGTGTTCAGTTTTATATTCTACTACAAACTACAAAGTTCACCCAATCCAAGTCTTAAATTCACTAACTCTTTCTCGGGCAACAATAACTTCATCGTCTTTGTAAGTAGGTAAAATGATTTTTAATCTTGAATTGGTGTACACTTGAATTTCCTTAATCGCTTTCATTGGAACAATAAACTTTCTATTGATGCGGTAGAATTCTTTCGGATTAATTTCAGTTTCTAACACTTCTAAAGTTGAGTCTATTAAATAATCTCTATTGTCTAAAGTGTGCATATACGTGCCTTTATTTTCACTGTAAAAACATTCAATCTCATCAATAGCAATTACTTTTATTTGTTGTCCAATTTTCACTGAAAATCGCTTTTTATATTCTTTTTCCGCTGGATTGACTAATAGGCGTTTTATGGCTTCAAAATCTAAATTTGAAATCGTCCCGAAGTTTCGGGATTGAAATTGATTGTTGAATTTTGAAATGGCTGTTGAAAGTTCGTCTTCGTCAATTGGTTTTAGTAAATAATCAATACTATTGAGTTTAAAAGCACGCAACGCATATTCGTGATAAGCGGTGGTAAAAATAACTGCACTTTTTATGTGTTGCTGCGCTTTGTCAAAGTATTCAAATAGTTCAAACGAAAGTCCATCTGATAATTGAATATCCAAAAAAATCAAATCAGGATGCGGATTATTTTGAAACCAAACTATTGATTCCTCCACAGAATGTAGCAATGTATGCACTTGCAAGCCTAATTTTCCAATTTTACGCTGTAATAATCGAGCTGCTGGCTTTTCGTCTTCGATGATGATGATGTTCAGTCCCCTAACCACCGAAGGGGGAATGTTTTCGTTTTGCATAATTTCTAAATTTTCAAATTGACACATTTTCAAATTGACACATTATATTACTCCCATTTATTCGCTTTTTCTTTCTCCATCAACTCTTTAATTTTGCGTTCTTCCCAATCTTTGCCTAAAATAAAATAAGGTAAAAATGTTGACAATGCGTGCGCTAACAAACCAATTCCCCAAAAGAAAGCTGTCATGAAATTCTTAAACTGAAAATAGCTTTCGCCTTGCTCTAAATTTTTGACATTAAGAAAAAATATCAATATATTTATAAAAATATAAACAATTGAGTGTGTATAAAAGCCTTTAAGTTTTTTAACTCTTTTTAAAGCTTCTTGATATTTGATTTCGTCTTGTGTATTCATGATTTCATGTTATTAATTGGAATACTATTATTCCCATTTTGTTTGTTTCTCCTTTTCCATTATTTCTGTTATTTTTTTATCTTCCCAATCTTTCCCAAAAAAAGGAATGATATTGAAAACACCAACAGCATGGAAAAACAAACCTATTCCCCATCCTAACATTGGCCAATAAAACCAAATGTGTTCTGGTGAAAATCGAAAATTGATAAAACACAAAAAAGAAATTATAAGAATGTAACTAGCTAAATGACTGTAAAAACCTTTGAGTTCTTTCACTCTTTTTTTTGCATTTTCATATTTTTTTAAATCGAATTGATTTGTTTCCATAATTATTTCCATGTTTTTAAGTTATTGTTCTCTTTGTTCATAAATTCGTTTATTTTTCGCTCTTCCCAAGATTTACTATATCCAAAAGTTTCCAATGCATGAAAAGTTAATCCCATTCCCCAACCTAACATGGGGAACCAAAACCACTGAAAATTTGAAGTATTCAAATTAATCAAAATTAAAATTGGAATCACAGTACAATAAGAAATTAAATTACCATAAAATCCTCTTAATTGTTCTACTTTATCTTTTGCCCGTTTATAAGCTAAATTTTCATTGAATATATTTTGTGTTTCCATAACTGAAATTTGTTTGGTTAATATAGGTAGGCTTATTTTAAATTCCTTTTCATTTTCTTCTACTATGACTTTACGATGGGTTAGTATGGCATATCGATTTACAATGTTTTCTAATCCAACACCTTTTCGGTCTGTCAATACTTCTTTCTTTTGTAAATTATTGGACACAACTAACGCACCATTTTCAACACTAATTTTAATATGAAGCGGTTTAGTTTCGCTTACAACATTATGTTTGATGCAATTTTCAAGCAATAATTGTAAGGATAATGGAACTACTTTTGCTTCATCGTTCTCAATTTTTTCAGGAATTTCAAAAGTGATACTGTTCTCAAATCGCATTAAAAGTAAATTCATATAGGTTTTGGCAAAGGTTAATTCTTCGGTTACCGAAACCAGTTCTTTGTCTTTTTGTTCTAAAACATAACGATATACTTTTGATAAGGAAGTAGTAAATTTTTGTGCTGCAATTGGATTTTCTTCTATTAGCGAACTCAACACATTTAGACTATTGAATAAAAAATGAGGATCAATTTGATTCTTTAAACTTTCAAACTGTGCCGAAGCTGTTCCGGCTATGATTTTTTGTTGGTTCACTTTGTTTTCTTGATACGCTTTATAAAAGTAAAACGCATGAAAAGCTAGGGTTACAAAAAACGTAATAATTATGGTTACTACATAATTTGCCATGGTTTCATTTTGAATGAATACCTCAAAACGTTCTCCTTCAATAAGTACATCTTCTACAATTCGAAGTAAAAAAATAATAAAAACTGAAATTACAAAAGAGCTAACAAAACCAATACTGATTCTTTTTTTTGAAAAACGATCCATTTCAAAAATAGTATCTAAATACATGAATAAAAAAGCATTGCCAAAGTAAAGCGAAAAACCATAAAGCATGGTGTAGCCAAAATTAATGGCTAAATTTTTATTCAGCTCTATTGTAATTCCTGTTACCCATTTAATTAATACTAATACTATAAAGATAGAAACGGTTATAAGAAAGGCTCTCGGTATTTCTTTAAATAATTTATGTAGCATAACGACAATTTGATATAAAATTAGTTAAAAATTAAGTAACCTCATAATGAGTAAAACGAGTAATGTAATTAGTTTAATCATAAATAGGTTTATTTCTTTTTCTTTAACAAAATTCTACATAAAAAAAAACATAGAAAATTTTATCTAACCGAAATGTCAAATACTAGGGATAAACTGTAATGGAGTAATGAAATTTAAAAAAGGAGTAGTTGATATTACAAGATGTGTCTGTTGATTCTTTCTACTGTTAATCTAGCCATTAAATAACTTAAGGTTGATTCTGCACCTTGATTGAGATTAACATTGTGTTCTTCTATACCATCATAGCAGCCTCCTGTACAAGGGTTGTAAACAATTTGATGTAAATGGTTACGACCTAAAAACCACTCAAACGCAAGGTTTAATTTACTTAGATACTCATTATTGTTAAACACAACATAAAATAGTTCTAAAGTCATTATGGTATAGGCAACATCGATTGGCTGTTCACCACCCACGATGGGGTTATTAATCTTATCTTTTATATACCATCCTTTATTTGATATCACCTTTATTGTGTCTGCTATAAATAATTTGGAGAGTAAAAAATCAAAACTTTCTATTGCAATTTTTTTATAGGTCATGTCGTTAGTGCTCAGGTAAGCAAAGAGCATTGCTTCTGGTAAAAGGCTATTAGCATACGTTAAGTAATTTTCATACCATTTCCAGTCATCGGTTGTCTCGTGTTTATACATCTGTACTAATCGATTTGCAAAGAGTTTAAGGAGTGAAAGATTTTCTTTTTTGTTTTGGTAATACAATCCTTTAATTATAAAAGCCATTGCTCGGGTAGAATGAATTTTATCTAAGTTTGTTATCGCAATTTGTAATAAATTTTCAGCTTCATTAGAAAATTCAAGGGGTAGTTTCTCTTTTAAAGCGCATACATATCCTAATGCCCAAATAGCTCTTCCTGTACTGTCTTCTAGATTTTCTGAAAAATTTTGGTAAGTGAATTCCTTTTTACCATTACTATAGTTTAGAAATGAACCGTTGGGTTGTAAGCAAAATTTAATAAAGTTTAAATAGATTTTTAGTAAGCCAATCTCAGTTGGTTGTTGCTCTAATTCATAATACTGGCAAATTGCAATTAATGCTCTAGAATTATCGTCTAGCGTATAGCCTGATTTTAGATCTGGAGTAGAAATTTTAGCAAATTGTATCATTCCTATGTTTGTGGTCATTCTTTTAATATGATCCAAATTGATACTAGGTATTTTATAAGTCAATTGGAAAACATTACCAGTTAACGCTTCAAAAAGTAAGGCATGGGCAATGGCTGAATTTTCCCAAGCCGTTGATGCCATTTTTTGCAAACTATTTGAAGAAATTTTAGTTCTTAGTTTTTCATTTTCAAGCAATGAAATGACGGCTTTTGCTAATTGTGTACTATTTTCAAAATCAATGATTATTCCATTATTATCGTTTAATACTTCTTTAGCGTGAGGAATGGGTGTAGAAATAACAGGACAACCGCAACTTAGTGCATAGGAAAATGTTCCGCTCACAGCCTGATTAGGATCTTTAGAAGTAAATAAATAAATATCTGAAAGCTGAAGATATTCTAATAGTTTGGGCAATTTTAAATATTCATTAATAAATAAAACATGCTTTTCTAGGTTTAAAGAAATTACTTTTTCTTCTAGCATGTTTCGGTATTTTTCTCCTTCTTCTTTTACGATAGAAGGATGCGTTTTACCTAGTACAATAAACAGCACTTCTGGGTGTACTTTTATAATTGTAGGTAAAGCTTCTAATGTAGTTTCAATACTTTTACTTTTCCCTAATAAACCAAAAGTAGAAAGTATTCTTCTATTTGAAAGCAGATATTGTTCCTTAATTTTTTTTAGTCCTAAGGGCGGTACTAAATGCGTTCCGTGAGGTATTACCTTAATTTTATTTGAAGAAACATTATATTGTTGAATTAAAATAGTGGCTGCATTTTCCGTCATAACGAGTATTGTAGTAGCAACAAGTGACATTTCTGTTACTTTGGCCTTCAGCTCATCGCTTGGATGAGGTATTACTGTATGAAAAGCAAAAATGATAGGCTTAGAGATACTAGTATAAAAGAGTTTAAATTCGGTTTCTTTTTTAACAAAAAAACCAAACTCATGTTGTATAATGACAAGTTTAGTATTTTTATCTTTATTTATTTGAAATGCAGTTTTTATAAACGAATTGCGACAATCCGTATCTAAAATATATTTTGGTTTTTGCGCATAAACATGCTGTTCAGTGTATGATTCTAATGCACAAATAGTAGGGGTAAAAGAAGTTCCAAATTGTTCATCTAATGCGTTAATTAAGTCTTGTGAATAAGTTGCTATACCACATTCTCTTGGAGGAAAAGTTGTGACAAAAAGAATTTCAGTTAACGTATTTTCTGATTTTGTTAACGTGCTGTATTCATTAGATTTTTGTGTTTCTTGAGCTTCTTTAAATTTAAATTTATTTGCCGAACCATATACGATAATTTTTGTTTCCATGCACGTTGTTATTTGTTTGATGTCAATTCATTTAAAAGTTCATTAATACTAAGAGAAGCTACTGCAATTCTTTCGTCGGCAGCCCCATAGTATATATAAAGCGTATCATTTTCTAAAATTGCTCCTGTTGGAAAACAAACATTATTGACCTCACCTTTAAGTTCCCATTCTTTTTCTGGAAAGAATAAAGGGTAGGGCAGTCGGGCTAGTTCCTTTTCTGGATTATTTAAGTCAAGCAAGGCGGCACAAGCTGAGTATACATAGCCTTTTACAGTGTCATGTACCCCATGATAAATAATTAACCAACCCGCATCCGTTTCGATAGGAGGACACCCACTACCTATATAACTTACTTCGTGTTCGTATTTAGGTGTCAAAACGACATGCTCGTCAAAATGGATAAAATAATTTTGCCAAAAAGCTATTGTTAAATTTTCTAATTTTTCAATGGCTACTACAATTTGAATATCGGGCTTTATACGATGAAGAAAACAAAATTTGTTTTTAATTTTTCTTGGAAAAAAAATTAGATTTTTATCCCAGATAAGAATTTTTATATCTTGTTTTTCAACGGTTTTTTGATAATCGTTATAGCGTATATATTTTTCATTTATTGTTCCTTCTGATTCTGTAAAATGTATGAACTCTTCGTAGGTAATTTGGGGCACAATTATTCCCTGTTTTTCCCAATGTATTAAATCTGTAGAAGTTGCTAAGGCACCTAGTGCATTAATGCCATTAAAAGCGGTATAGGATAAATAAAATACATCTTCAATTTTTACAATTCGCGGATCTTCTAAACCCTGCAATTCATATTCATATTGGGGGAAAAGAAGAGGATAGTCGTTACGATTTTCTATGACCATAGGCGAACTAAGCTTACAGTATCCAATAGTAGAATAATTGTTTTTTGTTACCGCTCGGTAGAATAAATGAATGGTATTACTATCCTTAATTACTGCTGGATTTAAGACACCTTTGTTTTCAAAATTATTATCGGTTTTATGGAGTAAAATCCCAAGTTTGTTTACTGTTATCATTTACTTATAAGTCTAAGTTCTTGATGTTTTTTTTATCTTGTTTTTTTAAGGTTTTCTGTGCCTTTTTTTCTTTTTGAGTTTTGGAAGGAGCTGTTTTATCAGATTTTGATTTACCTTCTCTTTGTTTTACCATTATTAATACGTTTTATGATGAATAAATTTTACTCTTCGTAGCCATTTTTGATTACTGTAGTAATCATTTTAAATTGTTCATTAGCGTTGAAACTATGTTTGCTATGGGCCGGAATAATTATGCCTTCTCCTAATTTTAATGAAATATTTTTGCCATCAATTAGTACTTCTGCTGTTCCATCAATAATTTGAACATACATATCGAAAGGGCTTGTTTTTTCTCCTAATTCTTCACCACTATCCATTGAAGTAGCGGTTATATTCCCAGTGGTTTTTTTTATATTAGTTTTACTCACTATTGCATGTGGAACATATTCAATTATTTCAATTATAATATGTGGGGTTGATTTTTCTAGTTGTTGATTGGTATTCATTTTTTTTTTTACCTTTATTTTAAACCTTCAGGTAACTAATGATAGTATCTGAAGGTTTTGCTTTGTTTTTAAATTTTGAAGCCAACAGTGAATTGCAACCACTGGTTTTTATATCTTGGAGTTGTAGACGAACCATTTTGATTGTTAGTTTGAAAGTCCCAACCCGCTCTACTTGAAAATACAAATGCATTATAATTTATGTCAAATCCTAATACAAAACCCATGATATTTTTTCGAATATTTTCGTTTTGAAATTCTTGTTCCTGTACGGTACTATTATTTCCAAATGTATACGTGTTTTTTTCCTTAAATAAGTATGAAAACTGTGGGCCAGTAACAAGTGTAAGAAAAGGAGCAGGTTTAATTTGTAATAGTAGTGGAACGTCTAAGTAAGTTGTTGTTCTTGTAAAAGAATAAGGGAATCCTACTAACGTACCAGAACCTTTAAAGCCTTTTTGAGAAATTAATAGTTCAGGTTGAATGCCTAGAAATTTACCTATGGGAATTCCTGCAAAAGCACCTAATGCTAATCCTAATTTTGGATCAGCTACAAAATCGTTGCCTTCTTCATCCCAAACATTTGAAACATTAACACCTGCTTTTATGCCAATAGTTAATTTTTCACGATTATCCTCGATTTGTGCATGTAATGTACATATAGCACTTATCAACAATACACCTGTAATAAATATTTTCTTTTTCATAATTTGTTTGTTTTAAATTGAACTTCCTCTGATTATTTTTATTAGTATTGCTATAACTGCTAACACTAATAATATATGTATAATGTTGCCGGCATTAAAAGCAAAATAATTGATTGCCCATATAATAACTAAAATTACTGCAACTACATATAATAGGTTACTAAATATATTATTTGGTTTACTCATTTTTTATTCTAAAAAATTTAATTGCATTACCTAATTTTTTCATATCATGATTAAAATGATATTTAAAATTTTCCCAATTCGTTTTATTATCCGTCTTGAAATCAGCTATTTTCATTTTCAAGTCGGAATTTTTATTGTTTAATTTTGAAATTTTCTTTTCAAACTTCTTTTTTTCTTCCTTTTTTAGAGTTGAAACACGTAATTTAAACGCCACTAAACTTTTTTCGTTTGAAGCAATTTCTTCCGATTTAGTTTTTCTGAATTCTTCCATTTCTAATTTGTAGTTCTTGTTTTCATCTTCAAGATTTTTGATTCTTAGGCTATTTGATTCTTTTTCTTGAAACCTTTTTTTGTGTGAAGTTGAGCAGCCTACAACTAATAAGCCAATTAATAGAATAGCTGCAACATTAATTTTGTATTTGTGCATTTTTGTATAAATTAGTACTGTAACTTAATTATTACAACTATGCAAAGTTGATACAATTAAGATCAATATATTTATACAATAAAAAGTCATTTTTGTATAATTAAAAGTTAAAGAGTGTCAGTTTATATATCTTCTAAGTTAGTTCTGTTTTTTTTTGAAAGTGTTTTGAAGAAAGATGGCGTTAACCCTGTAATTTGTTTAAATTGCTTGGAT containing:
- a CDS encoding four helix bundle protein, producing MKTFRDLLIWQKAMTLVTNCYSISADFPNEEQFGLTSQIRRCSISIPSNISEGFGRGTNRDYYRFLTFSLGSLFEFQTQVEIAYNLNYISLENFNKLYEDSRELERMLTSFMSKIKQTL
- a CDS encoding COX15/CtaA family protein, with protein sequence MKKYFLTSAKTALVLVYMVIIAGAVVRMTGSGMGCPDWPKCFGYYIPPTEQKELEFTPNKAYDKGQVIIKDERLLVAKSDFTATSSFFASNWEAYTKHDYAIFNPSHTWVEYINRLVGALAGLACLLTFMLSFSFWKENKKIIFYSFFICFLMGFQAWLGKTVVDSVLSPYKITTHMLVALIIVAFQLCLIASVSTTNTILLKDSKFKLVLYVVLGFTLLQVILGTQVREAIDHLVESGLPKIFWLESPTLSFYFHRSFSIVILLANLYLFLRNRRLQLGVQKLDWVLRILLLEILSGVIMSYLHFPFGSQTAHLVLASLLFGVQFYILLQTTKFTQSKS
- a CDS encoding LytR/AlgR family response regulator transcription factor translates to MNIIIIEDEKPAARLLQRKIGKLGLQVHTLLHSVEESIVWFQNNPHPDLIFLDIQLSDGLSFELFEYFDKAQQHIKSAVIFTTAYHEYALRAFKLNSIDYLLKPIDEDELSTAISKFNNQFQSRNFGTISNLDFEAIKRLLVNPAEKEYKKRFSVKIGQQIKVIAIDEIECFYSENKGTYMHTLDNRDYLIDSTLEVLETEINPKEFYRINRKFIVPMKAIKEIQVYTNSRLKIILPTYKDDEVIVARERVSEFKTWIG
- a CDS encoding 2TM domain-containing protein, translated to MNTQDEIKYQEALKRVKKLKGFYTHSIVYIFINILIFFLNVKNLEQGESYFQFKNFMTAFFWGIGLLAHALSTFLPYFILGKDWEERKIKELMEKEKANKWE
- a CDS encoding 2TM domain-containing protein; translation: MEIIMETNQFDLKKYENAKKRVKELKGFYSHLASYILIISFLCFINFRFSPEHIWFYWPMLGWGIGLFFHAVGVFNIIPFFGKDWEDKKITEIMEKEKQTKWE
- a CDS encoding 2TM domain-containing protein, producing the protein MLHKLFKEIPRAFLITVSIFIVLVLIKWVTGITIELNKNLAINFGYTMLYGFSLYFGNAFLFMYLDTIFEMDRFSKKRISIGFVSSFVISVFIIFLLRIVEDVLIEGERFEVFIQNETMANYVVTIIITFFVTLAFHAFYFYKAYQENKVNQQKIIAGTASAQFESLKNQIDPHFLFNSLNVLSSLIEENPIAAQKFTTSLSKVYRYVLEQKDKELVSVTEELTFAKTYMNLLLMRFENSITFEIPEKIENDEAKVVPLSLQLLLENCIKHNVVSETKPLHIKISVENGALVVSNNLQKKEVLTDRKGVGLENIVNRYAILTHRKVIVEENEKEFKISLPILTKQISVMETQNIFNENLAYKRAKDKVEQLRGFYGNLISYCTVIPILILINLNTSNFQWFWFPMLGWGMGLTFHALETFGYSKSWEERKINEFMNKENNNLKTWK
- a CDS encoding glycosyltransferase, translating into METKIIVYGSANKFKFKEAQETQKSNEYSTLTKSENTLTEILFVTTFPPRECGIATYSQDLINALDEQFGTSFTPTICALESYTEQHVYAQKPKYILDTDCRNSFIKTAFQINKDKNTKLVIIQHEFGFFVKKETEFKLFYTSISKPIIFAFHTVIPHPSDELKAKVTEMSLVATTILVMTENAATILIQQYNVSSNKIKVIPHGTHLVPPLGLKKIKEQYLLSNRRILSTFGLLGKSKSIETTLEALPTIIKVHPEVLFIVLGKTHPSIVKEEGEKYRNMLEEKVISLNLEKHVLFINEYLKLPKLLEYLQLSDIYLFTSKDPNQAVSGTFSYALSCGCPVISTPIPHAKEVLNDNNGIIIDFENSTQLAKAVISLLENEKLRTKISSNSLQKMASTAWENSAIAHALLFEALTGNVFQLTYKIPSINLDHIKRMTTNIGMIQFAKISTPDLKSGYTLDDNSRALIAICQYYELEQQPTEIGLLKIYLNFIKFCLQPNGSFLNYSNGKKEFTYQNFSENLEDSTGRAIWALGYVCALKEKLPLEFSNEAENLLQIAITNLDKIHSTRAMAFIIKGLYYQNKKENLSLLKLFANRLVQMYKHETTDDWKWYENYLTYANSLLPEAMLFAYLSTNDMTYKKIAIESFDFLLSKLFIADTIKVISNKGWYIKDKINNPIVGGEQPIDVAYTIMTLELFYVVFNNNEYLSKLNLAFEWFLGRNHLHQIVYNPCTGGCYDGIEEHNVNLNQGAESTLSYLMARLTVERINRHIL
- a CDS encoding glycoside hydrolase family 130 protein, which encodes MITVNKLGILLHKTDNNFENKGVLNPAVIKDSNTIHLFYRAVTKNNYSTIGYCKLSSPMVIENRNDYPLLFPQYEYELQGLEDPRIVKIEDVFYLSYTAFNGINALGALATSTDLIHWEKQGIIVPQITYEEFIHFTESEGTINEKYIRYNDYQKTVEKQDIKILIWDKNLIFFPRKIKNKFCFLHRIKPDIQIVVAIEKLENLTIAFWQNYFIHFDEHVVLTPKYEHEVSYIGSGCPPIETDAGWLIIYHGVHDTVKGYVYSACAALLDLNNPEKELARLPYPLFFPEKEWELKGEVNNVCFPTGAILENDTLYIYYGAADERIAVASLSINELLNELTSNK
- a CDS encoding cupin domain-containing protein, with protein sequence MNTNQQLEKSTPHIIIEIIEYVPHAIVSKTNIKKTTGNITATSMDSGEELGEKTSPFDMYVQIIDGTAEVLIDGKNISLKLGEGIIIPAHSKHSFNANEQFKMITTVIKNGYEE
- a CDS encoding porin family protein encodes the protein MKKKIFITGVLLISAICTLHAQIEDNREKLTIGIKAGVNVSNVWDEEGNDFVADPKLGLALGAFAGIPIGKFLGIQPELLISQKGFKGSGTLVGFPYSFTRTTTYLDVPLLLQIKPAPFLTLVTGPQFSYLFKEKNTYTFGNNSTVQEQEFQNENIRKNIMGFVLGFDINYNAFVFSSRAGWDFQTNNQNGSSTTPRYKNQWLQFTVGFKI
- a CDS encoding lmo0937 family membrane protein; this translates as MSKPNNIFSNLLYVVAVILVIIWAINYFAFNAGNIIHILLVLAVIAILIKIIRGSSI